One Sulfurihydrogenibium subterraneum DSM 15120 DNA segment encodes these proteins:
- a CDS encoding agmatine deiminase family protein: MRKLYMPAEWEKHYGTWLSYPHNPDTFFEKIDDVRDKYVEMIKWISMGEMVHINVNDEEMEEDLKRRLKEKDVDPKKIIIHRFPTNDAWCRDHGAIFVKDLDKNTLVALNFKFNAWGGKYPHDLDDQIPTKMAEYLEVEKIDVDMVLEGGSIDVNGEGLLLTTESCLLNPNRNPNMSKQEIEENLKKYFGVIKILWLKEGIVGDDTDGHIDDITRFVDKDTVITVIEDNKNDENYDILQENYGLLKTFTDLNGRPLNIITLPMPDPVYYKGDRLPASYANFYISNYTVIAPTFRCDKDKIALEILQSVFKDRKVIGIDATDIVVGLGTFHCLTQQIPL, translated from the coding sequence TTGAGAAAACTTTATATGCCTGCAGAGTGGGAAAAACATTACGGAACTTGGCTTTCTTATCCTCACAACCCTGACACGTTTTTTGAAAAGATAGATGACGTTAGAGATAAGTATGTTGAGATGATTAAATGGATATCTATGGGAGAGATGGTTCATATTAACGTTAACGATGAAGAGATGGAAGAAGATTTAAAAAGAAGATTAAAAGAAAAAGACGTTGACCCTAAAAAGATTATAATTCACAGATTTCCTACAAATGATGCTTGGTGTAGAGACCACGGAGCTATATTTGTAAAAGATTTAGATAAAAATACTTTAGTAGCTTTAAACTTTAAGTTTAATGCTTGGGGTGGAAAGTATCCCCACGATTTAGATGACCAGATTCCAACTAAAATGGCTGAGTATTTAGAAGTAGAAAAAATAGATGTAGATATGGTTTTAGAAGGTGGGTCAATAGATGTAAACGGTGAAGGTCTACTACTGACTACCGAGTCCTGCTTGCTAAATCCAAACAGAAATCCGAACATGTCTAAACAAGAGATAGAAGAAAATCTGAAAAAATACTTTGGCGTAATTAAGATACTCTGGCTTAAAGAAGGTATCGTAGGAGACGATACAGACGGACACATAGACGATATTACGAGATTTGTTGATAAAGATACGGTTATAACTGTTATTGAAGATAATAAAAACGATGAAAATTACGATATACTACAAGAAAATTATGGGCTACTTAAAACCTTTACTGATTTAAATGGAAGACCTTTAAATATAATAACTCTTCCTATGCCTGACCCAGTTTACTATAAAGGAGATAGATTACCTGCAAGTTATGCAAACTTTTACATATCAAACTACACAGTTATCGCTCCAACCTTTAGATGTGATAAAGATAAGATAGCATTAGAGATTTTACAATCAGTTTTTAAAGATAGAAAGGTGATAGGAATAGATGCTACTGATATTGTAGTTGGACTTGGGACATTTCACTGTTTAACTCAACAGATTCCTCTATAA
- a CDS encoding CBS domain-containing protein, whose protein sequence is MSIKSISRKEFVSISPEATIKEVAGVMASKNVGSLIVVKDGSPAGIITDRDIVVRVVNKGLDPSTIRVQDVMTIDPICLNEDLGIFEALEIVKEKGVRRYPVINREGKVVGIVSLDDIVYLIGKEMCDVTQILLKSVPNL, encoded by the coding sequence ATGTCTATTAAAAGTATTTCAAGGAAAGAGTTTGTTTCTATATCTCCTGAAGCAACTATAAAAGAAGTTGCTGGTGTTATGGCATCAAAAAATGTAGGAAGTTTAATAGTTGTTAAAGATGGAAGTCCAGCTGGTATTATAACAGATAGAGATATTGTTGTCAGGGTGGTAAATAAAGGACTTGATCCATCAACAATTAGAGTTCAAGATGTGATGACTATAGACCCAATTTGTTTAAATGAAGATTTGGGTATATTTGAAGCTCTTGAAATTGTAAAGGAAAAAGGAGTTAGAAGATATCCTGTAATCAATAGAGAAGGAAAGGTTGTCGGAATTGTGAGTTTAGATGATATTGTTTATCTTATAGGAAAAGAGATGTGTGATGTAACACAAATACTTCTAAAATCAGTTCCAAACTTATGA